TATGGTGCCGCTGTATGATGCACCGTCGGCGCTGCGTGGTGCACGACCGGCGCTGCGTGGTGCATGACCGGCGCTGCGTGATGCATGACCGGCGCTGCGTGGTGCATGACCGGCGCTGCGTGGTGCACGACCGGCGCTGCGCGGTGCATGACCGGCGCTGCGTGGTGCATGACCGGCGCTGCGTGGTGCAATGTCGCGTTGTGTGTCATGATTCGCTGACGTACGACCGTAGGCGGCAGCAGGTGCGCGCGCGCCGCGGCCCGATCCTGAGCCCGAATCGGCGCAAAGTGCGCGGGGAGCCTATGCGTCGTGAACGGGCGAGGCGCCACTACCACAGCAGGCCTTCCATGATTCACGCGATAGAGCAACCCCCGATCCTGTGCCGCAACGCGCACGTGATTTACCTGTAACGGCGTCATCGGCCGACGACGGAGGTGGAGTACGGCGCTCTGGAAGTGCGTCGGCCGAGCCGGGTTACCCCCGTAGCCGCCATTGTAGCTCACACGCCGGTTCCAAACCGTGTCGCGAGCGACCACGGCGCGATCGTAGTAAACGTTGCGTGCGATGCCGATGTTCACGTTGCTGGCGGCGCGGTTGTAATAGAAGCGGTTGCCCCGCCAGGATCCGCCGGCATACCCGTTGCCGTAGTAGCCGCCTCCGTAGTTGATGCCGCCATAGAATCCGACTTGCGGAGCCCAGTAGCCGTCCTGCCAGTCGTAGCATCCGCAGTACGGATCCCACGCCCAGTATCCGGGCGTCCAATAGAGCCCGACCTGAGGCGCGAGCACCCAGGTCCCGGGGACCCAGTAGTATCCGCCCGGGCCCCATGCCCAGTATCCTGGCATCCAAATGAAGTCCGGCCCGGGGGCGGACGGTTGGTAGTACACCGGCAGCGATGGTGGTGCCAAGTTGACATAGATCCCGACGCCGATGCCGATCGAGACTTGTGCCGACGTCGGCGCCGGCACTGCCATGAAAGAGAAGATGATTGCGCCTGTGAGGGCCGCGATGGTTCGCATGATGTTCCTCCGTCTCTTGAACGCGAACTCTGTTAAGGATGTTTCTCACTTCGTTCGTACCCTAAACGTGACAATCAGCGCTCGCTTGCTATCGGATAGGCAGCTTCTCCAACTCCTGTCAGCTTCCGCCGCTAGGATAAGTCTGCAATGTCAGCTTCACCGCAATCACTGCCCGCCCCAAACGCGAAAGCGGGCGCGACCCTCGAACGCCTCGCGCACCTCGTGCGTAACCGGTTTGTGCTCGGCGGCTTGGGCCTGCTGCTTGCGGTTGCCATCTTTGCGGCAGTCATTTCATCACATGCTCGCGCCGTCACATCGTACGTAACGGCGCCGGTCGAGCGGCAAACCCTCGTTCAGAGCGTCTCCGCGTCGGGCACGGTCAACCCGCAAAATACGGTGAGCGTCGGCACGCAGGTCTCGGGCACGATCTCCGAGATCGACGTTGACTTCAACAGCAAGGTTCGCAAAGGGCAAGTGCTCGCGCGGCTCGACCCGAGCACGCTGCAGGCGCAGCTGAATCAAGCACAGGCTTCGCTCGCACAAGCGCAAGACCAGGCCTCAGTGCAAGCCGATACAGCTCTTTCTGCGCAAGCCGGCATTTCGTCGGCCGGCGCAACCCTCACGCGCATGCGCAGCGCGCTCGCTCTCGCGCAGAACGTGCTGCAGCGCGATCAAAACCTTCTCGCACAAGGCTACGTGGCGCGCGCGCAAGTGCAGACCGATCAAGATGCGGTCGCCGCAGCCCAAGCGGCGCTTGAAACCGCACAATCGCAAGTCTTGCAGGCCGCATCGTCTGCAGCTGGAGGCGGCGCATCGGCCTCGGCCGCACAAGAAGCCATTGCCGCGCAGGCAGCGGTCGTACAGGAAGATCAGTTGAACCTCCAGCGCTCGGTGATCACGTCGCCGGTAAACGGCACGGTCGTCGCTCGCGAAGTCTCCGTCGGCCAAACGGTTGCCGCTAGCCTGCAGACCCCGACGCTCTTCACGATCGCGCAGGATCTCACGAAGATGGAGATCGACATCGCGGTCGGCGAGCCGGATATCGGCTCCGTGCGCCCGGGTGAGAACGTGAGTTTCACGGTGCTCGCGTACCCGAGCGACGTCTTCCACGGTGTCGTCACGCAAGTGCGCGTCAGTCCGACGACGGTAAACAACGTCGTAACCTACACGGTCATCACCAAGGTGAGTAACCCTGGCGGCAAGCTCCTCCCGGGAATGACTGCAACGGCGACGATCGCCGTCGCGAGCGCTCCCAACGCACTCGTCGTGCCGCTGCAAGCCGTGCACGCGCACACCGCCGGCACAGGACAAGCATCGCCGTGGGGCCAGACTGCGCAAGGATCGTCGGCACAAACGGTTGCCGCCGGCAGCATCGCAACGGTCGTCGTCGAACGCGGTGGCCAGGTTGCGCCGGTACGCGTGCGCGTCGTACTCGTGAGCGGTACGCAAGCCGCCGTGACGCCGCTCCAAGGGACGCTGGCGCTAGGCGACGCGGTCGTGATCTCCTCGACGGGCGCGCAACGCAGCACTCGCCCGGCCTCATCGGGGTCCGCGTTCGGCGCGATGAGAGCGCTTCACTGATGCAGCCGGTCGTCGACGTTCGAGGCTTGAAGAAGATCTACGCGCTCGACGGGCAGTCGATCGTCGCGCTCGACGGCATCGATCTGGAGATCGTGCCTGGCGAGTTCGTCGCGGTGATGGGGCCTTCGGGCTCAGGAAAGTCGACGTTCATGCACGTCGTCGGCATGCTCGACGTCCCGACGACCGGCCGGTATCTGCTCGAGGGCCGCGACGTCTCCGAGCTCGATGGTGACGCGCGCGCCGACATCCGCAATCGGCGTCTCGGCTTCGTCTTTCAATCGTATAACCTGTTGCCGCGCACGAGCGCGCTCGAGAACGTCGAGCTGCCCCTGGTCTACGCGGGTGTGCCGGAAGCCCAACGCACGAGCATCGCCCTCGAGAAGATGGAGATGGTCGGCATCGCGCAACTGCGCGATCACTATCCGAACCAGATGTCGGGGGGCCAGCAGCAGCGCGTTGCCATTGCGCGCGCGCTCGTGAACGATCCGGGACTCATCCTCGCGGACGAGCCGACCGGTGCCCTCGACAGCAAGTCTGCCGACGAGGTGATGCGGCTCTTCACCGATCTCAACGAGAAGAACGGCATCACGATCATGCTCGTCACGCATGAGCCCAACGTCGCTGCCTTCGCAAAACGCCTCGTGACTTTTCGTGACGGGCGCGTCGTCTCCGACACGCAACAGACGAGGACCGCGGCGTGAGCATGCGCGCCACGATGGCCCTCGCGATGCGCGCGCTTTTGCGCAACCGGTCGCGTTCGCTGCTCACCATGCTCGGCGTCATCATCGGCGTCGCAGCTGTCATCGTAACCGTCGCGATCGGCGCCGGCGCACGCGCGTCGGTGCAGCAGCGCATCGCAAGTCTCGGCAGCAACCTGCTGATCGTGCAGCCGGGGAGCGTGACCTCGGGCGGGGCTCGCAGCGGCGCCGGAGGTGCCTCGACGCTCACCGCGCAAGACGGGATCGCCATCGCCGCGTTGCCGGGCGTCGCCGCCGTGACCCCGACGGTTGGCGTGCGCGCGCAAGCGGTGGCCGGAAACCAGAACTGGCAGACGCTCGTCAACGGCGTCGCGCCGACGTACACGTTCGTGCGTAGCTGGCCGCTCGCGTCGGGGAGGTTCATCTCGCAGAATGACGTCGCAAGCGCCGCAAAGATCGCCGTGCTCGGTCAGACGGTGGTCCAAAACCTCTTCCCCGACGGCTCGTCGCCGATCGGGCGCAACGTCCTCATCAGCGGCGTCCCGTTCACGATCGTGGGAACGCTTAGCCCGATGGGACAGAGCGGCCCGGGGCAGGACCAAGACGACACCATTCTCGTGCCGTACACGTCCGCAATGGAACGGTTGACGGGGCAAACCACCGTGAGCGCGCTCGACGTGTCCGCCGCGAATAGCGATCAAGTGAGCGTGGTGCAAACGGAGATCACGACGCTGCTCGAGCAACGGCACCGCATCGTCGCACCGCGACCGGACGACTTTCAGGTGCGCAATCTACAAGACGTCGCGGCAGCAGCGTCTTCGACCGGCGCGGTGATGGAGTTCTTGCTCGCGGGTGTAGCGGCGGTCTCGTTGATCGTCGGGGGCATCGGCATCATGAACATCATGCTCGTCTCGGTCACCGAACGTACGCGAGAGATCGGGTTGCGCATGGCGCTCGGCGCGCGCGCAAAGACGATTTTGAGCCAGTTCCTGACCGAAGCCGTGATGCTCTCGACCTGCGGCGGCGCGATCGGCATTGGGGTCGGTATCGCAGGAACGGTGCTCGTCTCGCTCCTGGCGAAGTGGTCCACGGTGATTCCGCTTTCGGGCATCCTCGCGTCGGTGCTCTTCTCGGCACTCGTCGGCATCTTCTTCGGATACTATCCCGCACGCAAAGCGTCGCTGCTTAGCCCGATCGACGCACTCCGCTTCGAATGACACGCGTCCTCGTCATCGACGACGAACGCCGGATACGCGAGTTGCTCGAGCTCGCGTTGACGCACGACGGCTACACGGTGCGTAGCGCGCTGGACGGTGCCTCGGGCCTCGCGCTCGCCAAGGAGTTCGATCCCGATCTCATCGTGCTCGACGTGATGATGCCGCAAATCGACGGCATCGCGCTTCTTCCGATGTTGCGGCGTGTAACCGACGCGCCGGTCATCATGCTCAGCGCCAAGGGCGAGCTCGAGAATCGCGTCGAAGGTTTGGTCCATGGTGCCGACGATTATCTGAGCAAGCCGTTCGAGCTCTCGGAGCTGCTCGCGCATATCGGCGCGAAGCTGCGACGGCCGCATCTGGAACATACCGATCGCCTGCAGTACGCTGACGTATCGCTCGATCTCGAAAAGCGCAGCGCCGAGCGCGACGGAAGACCCCTCGACCTCTCGCGCCTGGAGTTCGATCTGCTCGCAACGCTCGTACGCCGGCCGAAGCGGGTCTTCACGCGCGACGAACTCCTCGATCTCGTCTGGGGCGACGAGCGCGACGTCACCGAGGGCGCGGTCGAGCGATACATCTC
The Candidatus Dormiibacterota bacterium DNA segment above includes these coding regions:
- a CDS encoding response regulator transcription factor, whose protein sequence is MTRVLVIDDERRIRELLELALTHDGYTVRSALDGASGLALAKEFDPDLIVLDVMMPQIDGIALLPMLRRVTDAPVIMLSAKGELENRVEGLVHGADDYLSKPFELSELLAHIGAKLRRPHLEHTDRLQYADVSLDLEKRSAERDGRPLDLSRLEFDLLATLVRRPKRVFTRDELLDLVWGDERDVTEGAVERYISYLRAKVDGGFPTRLIHTVRGVGYALKSE
- a CDS encoding efflux RND transporter periplasmic adaptor subunit, whose amino-acid sequence is MRNRFVLGGLGLLLAVAIFAAVISSHARAVTSYVTAPVERQTLVQSVSASGTVNPQNTVSVGTQVSGTISEIDVDFNSKVRKGQVLARLDPSTLQAQLNQAQASLAQAQDQASVQADTALSAQAGISSAGATLTRMRSALALAQNVLQRDQNLLAQGYVARAQVQTDQDAVAAAQAALETAQSQVLQAASSAAGGGASASAAQEAIAAQAAVVQEDQLNLQRSVITSPVNGTVVAREVSVGQTVAASLQTPTLFTIAQDLTKMEIDIAVGEPDIGSVRPGENVSFTVLAYPSDVFHGVVTQVRVSPTTVNNVVTYTVITKVSNPGGKLLPGMTATATIAVASAPNALVVPLQAVHAHTAGTGQASPWGQTAQGSSAQTVAAGSIATVVVERGGQVAPVRVRVVLVSGTQAAVTPLQGTLALGDAVVISSTGAQRSTRPASSGSAFGAMRALH
- a CDS encoding ABC transporter permease; this translates as MRATMALAMRALLRNRSRSLLTMLGVIIGVAAVIVTVAIGAGARASVQQRIASLGSNLLIVQPGSVTSGGARSGAGGASTLTAQDGIAIAALPGVAAVTPTVGVRAQAVAGNQNWQTLVNGVAPTYTFVRSWPLASGRFISQNDVASAAKIAVLGQTVVQNLFPDGSSPIGRNVLISGVPFTIVGTLSPMGQSGPGQDQDDTILVPYTSAMERLTGQTTVSALDVSAANSDQVSVVQTEITTLLEQRHRIVAPRPDDFQVRNLQDVAAAASSTGAVMEFLLAGVAAVSLIVGGIGIMNIMLVSVTERTREIGLRMALGARAKTILSQFLTEAVMLSTCGGAIGIGVGIAGTVLVSLLAKWSTVIPLSGILASVLFSALVGIFFGYYPARKASLLSPIDALRFE
- a CDS encoding ABC transporter ATP-binding protein; amino-acid sequence: MQPVVDVRGLKKIYALDGQSIVALDGIDLEIVPGEFVAVMGPSGSGKSTFMHVVGMLDVPTTGRYLLEGRDVSELDGDARADIRNRRLGFVFQSYNLLPRTSALENVELPLVYAGVPEAQRTSIALEKMEMVGIAQLRDHYPNQMSGGQQQRVAIARALVNDPGLILADEPTGALDSKSADEVMRLFTDLNEKNGITIMLVTHEPNVAAFAKRLVTFRDGRVVSDTQQTRTAA